Genomic DNA from Prunus persica cultivar Lovell chromosome G1, Prunus_persica_NCBIv2, whole genome shotgun sequence:
AGAAGTATTTTTGCCTGCAATGGGGTTAGGCTTGTATTTGCCCCCATAAACTTAAGCATTTGTTCTTCAGTAACACCTCcctaaaaaacagaaacattATTACTCGAGCCTTATTATTTCCATTATCTAGTCAATGAGTTGAGCAGAGCTGAAAGCTCACCTTGGGTGGCATCCATTCCACGCCATGAAGCAAGGAAGATTCAGCATAGCAAGATCGAACTGCAGCAACAAACAATGTGCTCCTAAAGAAACGTGTGTTTCCATCATAAGGTTCGCCATAATGAGTGAGAGACTTAACATCAGCAATTGGAGTGGCACCTAAATACACCAACAGTTCATCCTcggaaaaataaaggaaaaactaATCGAGATAATAATAAGACTAGAGCTTACCAAGTTCATCATCAAATGCCAGGCAGTAAGCTTTCAACTCGCGGTCAGTTTCTCTGTTCATACGCTGGCCTATCAACAATGCCGAAAGCAATGCTTCACTTACACCTGTGGACGTCCCATCCTCCATTGATTTCAATGGAAGAACATCTCGCAGAACACCTTGAACTTCTTCAAATCCAAGGTGGCCGCCGGCCAAAACCTCCCGGAGGACACCGACCAATCTCATCTCCCTCGTGCCGTTACCGACGAATTGGGGCCCAATTGAGCTTCCCGTGCCCATTAACGAGCCTTCCGGGTCCGCTATGAACACCACGTCCGCCGGAAGGGCTCGAACCAGAAGCGGCCAGAACTGGTTCATTGCGCGACTCTCGCCTTCGCTCCATTGCGTCCCTTCCGGAAAAGCATTAGCGCGAATTGCCATCGCCGCGAAAAATGCTCCGAGCTGTGATTTCGACACCGGCTCTTCATCTATCAGCTCTCCCTTGACTGATCTGTATATGGTGTCGAGAACCTTGAAGGCCTGGTCTTCTCCGAGAGGTCTGGTCTGGGTGGGGCCGGTGCAAACCCTAGCCTGAGCGTCCAGCACCGTCTGGTTCGGCTTCGGAAGATTAGAGCTCCGATACGACGAAGAAACCGTCGGATTTCGGATATCGGTCTCTGAAATCCCTGATTGATCGATCTTGACCGAGTCCAATGTGGCTCTGGTGGTCAAGGCAAGTCTTCTTCCGTTGGAAAGGTGGCCGTTGTTTGCAGGGAGCTTGAGGAATGCTTGGGTATGAGAGTGAGTGAGGTTTCGAGGTTTAGCGGTGGAAATGGAAGATATGGAGGTGAAAGCGGAAGGTTCTGGATTGAGAAGAGCTTTCATGGTTGATTTTTGGCAGctgtgttttcttcttcttctgcagcTGCTGCTTACTTGGGGAAGGTCGCAAAACTGGCGATAGCATTGATGTTTTCAATGCACCCCAAATccctttgtttattttattagttttctCAACGTTCAAAGCTTACCCTTTAAGCTGACAAAAATAGAAGccgcttttaaaaataaaaataaaaataaagatgactAGATATTTTAAAGACTGAAAAAAAGAGGGTGTCCTATATAAccataaattaaaagaattaaaaagtgCAGTGGGATAATGTCTTGTTCTCTCTTTAAGCGGAGGATACCTGTAAATAAAGAGatgcatattttctttttgaaaataggtgaatgaaaatttaaaaacactTTGTGCATGTGGTTTCTTAGTTAATGAGAATGACATCATATGTGAGTCAGTTAATGTAAGGAATCAAGATGAAAATCCTAGTCTCCACTCTCCCAAAAAATATTCTacatttgttttcactttgagGGGAGAAAGTCATTGTTTTTCCTCTCCTTTCTCCTTCTCCCTTTATTCATTCTTCTAATTTCTCTAATTTTCAAACACATAAGGTTTTCCCAAATTATCTTGATTTTGTAATGATTTCCCTCCATTTATTATAGGCGGATGCATCTCAACATCGGATCTCTACCTGCATTTCGGTGTCTGATTTCTACCACTATCTTTTTTGCAGTTTCTTTATGTTCGAAATAACTCacagagactctttgggttttCTGTGTAGTTTCACTTCTctttttgtgagagttttccACC
This window encodes:
- the LOC18790831 gene encoding uncharacterized protein LOC18790831; this translates as MKALLNPEPSAFTSISSISTAKPRNLTHSHTQAFLKLPANNGHLSNGRRLALTTRATLDSVKIDQSGISETDIRNPTVSSSYRSSNLPKPNQTVLDAQARVCTGPTQTRPLGEDQAFKVLDTIYRSVKGELIDEEPVSKSQLGAFFAAMAIRANAFPEGTQWSEGESRAMNQFWPLLVRALPADVVFIADPEGSLMGTGSSIGPQFVGNGTREMRLVGVLREVLAGGHLGFEEVQGVLRDVLPLKSMEDGTSTGVSEALLSALLIGQRMNRETDRELKAYCLAFDDELGATPIADVKSLTHYGEPYDGNTRFFRSTLFVAAVRSCYAESSLLHGVEWMPPKGGVTEEQMLKFMGANTSLTPLQAKILLEDDEIGFAYISQREARPSLYSLVKLREHIKKRPPLATTEKVQQFVKARGKEAIVTGFYHEGYEEPLLMLMKRRGVNSGLVVKGEEGALSMTTRLRSVNSSRGIPVNYCSGFRSLSMASACEVDGVSRESFSLEVNARDYGFEPTDTPRTDRSVSKNIELGLTALRGNKGPAYDRIVLNAGMVDHLLGCDGAEDIYVALDRAREAIDSGKALKRLLDYIKISNEVG